In Arachis hypogaea cultivar Tifrunner chromosome 17, arahy.Tifrunner.gnm2.J5K5, whole genome shotgun sequence, a single window of DNA contains:
- the LOC112765794 gene encoding uncharacterized protein, producing MDKGKASKELETSLQNLDLNPQSNVKNKTSIATNHHQFQGLLPKKMKPPSLVSLCIGVIGKHLEDIITDLAEIAIGLPAEIKTAVAAIARRRKLLNDDVLIALADTSWEYLDVSGSDVSDIGLIKAAEVCRSIKALDISRCTKITATGISELVKHCRLLETLRCGGCPRSDHTARRCLSIFKPRLDYVEEDSWEELDTKEISSGAQSLRWLVWPNIDNNSLDEISTECPRIIVNPKSSVFGFMGTQVPWEALRNTVLDDVAVKDIDPKTWRGRGFAVKPASPSPSTSPELSVAEKFRLAFEERDNRLAPKRAKNARQHQRRAVRELMLMSTRAKAMVLASQASKSLHSRSS from the exons atggATAAAGGTAAAGCTTCCAAGGAATTAGAAACCTCTCTGCAAAACCTCGATTTGAATCCCCAATCCAACGTCAAGAACAAAACTTCCATTGCAACTAACCACCATCAATTTCAAG GACTACTGCCTAAGAAGATGAAGCCTCCAAGTTTGGTTAGCCTATGCATTGGAGTTATCGGAAAACATTTGGAGGATATTATTACGGATTTGGCGGAGATTGCTATCGGTTTGCCAGCTGAGATaaag ACGGCAGTGGCAGCTATTGCGAGACGGAGAAagttgttgaatgatgatgtCCTGATTGCATTAGCTGATACTTCTTGGGAATACCTTGATGTCTCTGGATCAGATGTTTCCGACATTGGCTTGATTAAAGCAGCCGAAGTATGCAGATCAATTAAAGCTCTGGATATAAG CCGATGTACCAAAATCACTGCTACTGGTATATCCGAACTTGTGAAGCACTGCCGTTTATTAGAGACATTGAGATGCGG AGGGTGTCCGAGGAGCGATCATACAGCTCGGAGGTGCTTGAGTATATTTAAACCGAGGCTAGACTATGTCGAGGAGGATTCCTGGGAGGAGCTCGATACGAAAGAAATTTCCAGTGGCGCGCAATCACTCAGGTGGCTAGTATGG CCAAACATCGACAATAATTCGTTAGACGAGATATCTACCGAGTGTCCGCGGATCATAGTGAACCCGAAGTCATCTGTGTTCGGGTTTATGGGAACTCAGGTTCCTTGGGAAGCGTTACGAAATACCGTATTGGATGATGTGGCTGTGAAGGATATTGATCCCAAGACATGGAGAGGGCGTGGTTTTGCAGTGAAGCCCGCTTCGCCCTCTCCTTCAACCTCCCCCGAATTATCAGTGGCCGAGAAATTCCGGCTCGCCTTTGAGGAAAGGGACAACCGGTTAGCTCCAAAGCGAGCGAAAAATGCACGACAACACCAGCGTCGCGCGGTGCGAGAGTTAATGTTGAtgagcacaagggctaaggcaatggTCTTGGCCTCACAAGCAAGCAAGTCTCTTCACAGCAGAAGCTCATAA